A region from the Hydra vulgaris chromosome 08, alternate assembly HydraT2T_AEP genome encodes:
- the LOC105846995 gene encoding neuropeptide Y receptor type 6 encodes MAKDIQTAILTSLNSFIVVGGVIGNMFIVVLIAQKKKLQNITNILVTNLAVASIAISAIVIPFSMAMGLKYWTPNKLKCKILMPIFEHFAGVCVLTHTAISISRYMIVNQLRIIQEIKVRSVALIIALLWAISFIIISVPLMGLLGEFTNINGLKFNNTTHASQESGTCELDFPKNTDNEQIYAVMIFSLTYLIPMVCTGFSYLKIQRVVADNAKSLKGHVPGDLIALRKRSSKRLNRTLLTMYLFFGLTTLPIQALYLVNAFIKDKFFNRMWNISFTLFYLQVVTNPLVFLYKGAMYRKELYKLSVCFFLPKRVHNASRKLKGSLRISGGKYFRKTSMNDIKKLLNDRGSPIARNSYENRNKNKNYPLKPELNISEKLNPKAPANNNIFSTLNVYQSQSKDMKSNLSLDFPNYYSPILESHSSSLSFNQNQFYSSKTSIKNKEISDTVCEEQRINELLIFIESLSNEENSYLENIESVLRKEDSLKRETVL; translated from the coding sequence ATGGCAAAAGATATTCAAACAGCTATTTTGACAAGCTTGAACTCTTTCATTGTTGTTGGTGGCGTTATTGGAAATATGTTCATTGTTGTTTTGATTGCTCAAAAGAAGAAACTTCAGAACATTACCAATATTTTAGTTACCAACCTTGCAGTAGCAAGTATTGCCATATCTGCTATTGTTATACCGTTTTCAATGGCAATGGGTTTAAAATACTGGACACCAAATAAGCttaaatgcaaaatattgaTGCCAATTTTCGAACATTTTGCAGGTGTTTGTGTTTTGACACACACTGCAATAAGTATTTCTCGGTATATGATAGTTAATCAATTGAGAATCAttcaagaaataaaagttcGGTCTGTTGCCTTGATTATTGCCCTCCTCTGGGCaatatcatttataattatatctgTTCCATTGATGGGATTATTAGGTGAATTTACTAATATCAATGGtctgaaatttaataatacaacGCATGCATCTCAGGAAAGTGGAACCTGCGAACTTGATTTTCCTAAAAATACTGACAACGAACAAATTTATGCCGTGATGATATTTTCACTAACCTATCTAATACCAATGGTATGTACGGGCTTTTCATATCTTAAAATACAGAGAGTAGTTGCCGATAATGCAAAGAGTCTTAAAGGACATGTCCCTGgagatttaattgctttaaggAAACGTAGCTCTAAACGCCTAAATCGTACTCTTTTgacaatgtatttattttttggattaaCAACGTTACCCATTCAAGCTTTGTACCTTGTAAATGCCTTtataaaagacaaattttttaatcgTATGTGGAATATATCATTTACGCTTTTCTATTTGCAAGTTGTAACAAACcctcttgtttttttatacaaggGTGCCATGTATCGAAAAGAACTATACAAACTATCTGTGTGCTTTTTTTTACCTAAGCGTGTGCATAATGCTTCAAGAAAACTGAAAGGTAGTTTAAGAATCTCAGGGGGtaagtattttagaaaaacgtCAATGAacgatattaaaaaacttttaaatgacaGAGGAAGTCCTATAGCAAGAAATTCTTAtgaaaatagaaacaaaaataaaaactatccATTGAAACCTGAACTGAATATATCAGAAAAGCTAAATCCCAAAGCACCTgcaaataacaatattttctcTACTTTAAACGTATACCAATCTCAAAGTAAAGATATGAAGAGCAACTTGAGTCTTGATTTCCCAAACTATTATTCACCAATTTTAGAAAGTCATAGTTCTTCGCTGtcttttaatcaaaatcaattttattcaagtaagacttcaatcaaaaataaagaa